The following are encoded together in the Streptomyces sp. NBC_00341 genome:
- a CDS encoding HutD family protein — MTSEAFRILRAAGRVPAPWKNGGGVTREIAAAPGPAGDGFDWRVSLADVTEDGPFSAFPGVDRTLTVVEGAGMDLMVDGEHHIVDEPYWPHGFPGDVETGGRLLAGPVVNLNVMHRRDRVRAEVAVVRGTLRLAAPEGGAVLAVALEDGADIDGTDTGLGRYDAVSLHGRASCVLRTYGYAALITLSGHGPGGRRTAGDGT; from the coding sequence ATGACCTCCGAGGCGTTCCGGATCCTGCGCGCGGCCGGCCGGGTGCCGGCCCCCTGGAAGAACGGCGGGGGAGTCACCCGCGAGATCGCCGCGGCGCCCGGTCCGGCGGGCGACGGCTTCGACTGGCGGGTCAGCCTCGCGGACGTCACCGAGGACGGGCCGTTCTCCGCGTTCCCCGGCGTGGACCGCACCCTGACCGTGGTGGAGGGCGCCGGGATGGACCTCATGGTGGACGGGGAGCACCACATCGTCGACGAGCCGTACTGGCCCCACGGCTTCCCGGGCGACGTGGAGACCGGCGGACGGCTGCTGGCGGGCCCGGTCGTCAACCTCAACGTGATGCACCGCAGGGACCGCGTACGGGCCGAGGTGGCGGTCGTACGCGGCACCCTGCGGCTCGCGGCGCCCGAGGGCGGGGCGGTGCTGGCCGTGGCGCTGGAGGACGGCGCCGACATCGACGGTACGGACACCGGACTCGGCCGCTACGACGCGGTGTCGCTGCACGGCCGCGCGTCGTGCGTACTGCGGACGTACGGGTACGCGGCGCTGATCACGCTGTCGGGACACGGGCCCGGCGGCCGGCGGACAGCCGGGGACGGCACCTGA
- a CDS encoding pyridoxamine 5'-phosphate oxidase family protein — MTSNSWADFRTAEPDFADTVRRRFEQYKHHVLATLREDGSPRVTGLEVEFRLGEPFLGMMPNSRKALDLRRDPRFAVHANPGPGAEMADGDARISGRAVEVTDPEVLARFIDEVTPPEPFHLFRVELTEVVRVGLEGGDTMVIQSWRPGRPVRTIRRGNDDGSTTTAP; from the coding sequence ATGACATCGAACTCCTGGGCAGACTTCCGGACCGCGGAGCCGGACTTCGCCGACACCGTGCGCCGACGCTTCGAGCAGTACAAGCACCACGTCCTGGCGACCCTACGAGAGGACGGTTCACCCCGGGTGACCGGCCTCGAAGTGGAGTTCCGGCTGGGCGAGCCGTTCCTCGGCATGATGCCGAACTCCCGCAAGGCGCTGGACCTGCGCCGCGACCCCCGCTTCGCGGTGCACGCCAATCCGGGCCCCGGCGCCGAGATGGCCGACGGGGACGCCCGGATCTCCGGCCGGGCCGTGGAGGTGACAGACCCCGAGGTGCTGGCCCGGTTCATCGACGAGGTGACGCCGCCGGAGCCCTTCCACCTCTTCCGGGTGGAGCTCACCGAGGTGGTACGCGTAGGACTCGAGGGCGGCGACACCATGGTCATCCAGTCCTGGCGCCCCGGCCGCCCGGTACGCACGATCCGCAGGGGCAACGACGACGGATCGACGACGACAGCGCCCTGA
- a CDS encoding cold-shock protein produces the protein MATGTVKWFNSEKGFGFIEQDGGGADVFAHYSNIATQGFRELQEGQKVSFDVTQGQKGPQAENIVPA, from the coding sequence ATGGCTACTGGAACCGTGAAGTGGTTCAACTCGGAAAAGGGCTTCGGCTTCATCGAGCAGGACGGCGGCGGCGCTGACGTCTTCGCCCACTACTCCAACATCGCCACCCAGGGCTTCCGTGAGCTCCAGGAGGGCCAGAAGGTCTCCTTCGACGTCACGCAGGGCCAGAAGGGCCCGCAGGCGGAGAACATCGTCCCGGCCTAA
- a CDS encoding ankyrin repeat domain-containing protein — translation MTEDPMTRAYPAVDGQSLFDAVYEGEDAVVRLLRAGVPVESSDEDGASPLYLAAVSDRPGVVRLLLAAGADPDRACGPEAGDLPVCGAACGGHTEVVEALLSAGARPDLREQFGFTALRWAVGLGHAGTARTLLAHGADPCLPGPEGEAPLFLAARRGSLETVRALLHHGAGAPEGALEEALDEARRMLDVDLEQDLRGGLLEAYGDTDAHHVSVRRAVVDGGETLTVELVRGNGEPFAGQDQQTGHGAIATLLENELGLSAPFEELARRALRSGGPELDNWHAAAEALRERGDEETRQAAAAWCAAGDPLRRAFGADVLARLGAQTSPSGD, via the coding sequence GTGACGGAAGATCCGATGACGCGGGCGTATCCGGCGGTGGACGGGCAGAGCCTGTTCGACGCCGTGTACGAGGGCGAGGACGCCGTCGTGCGGCTGCTCCGCGCCGGGGTGCCCGTGGAGTCGTCCGACGAGGACGGGGCGAGCCCGCTGTACCTGGCCGCGGTCTCGGACCGGCCGGGCGTGGTGCGGCTGCTCCTCGCCGCGGGCGCCGATCCGGACCGGGCCTGTGGTCCGGAAGCGGGCGACCTGCCGGTCTGCGGGGCGGCGTGCGGCGGTCACACCGAGGTGGTCGAGGCGCTGCTGTCTGCGGGCGCCCGGCCGGATCTGCGCGAGCAGTTCGGGTTCACGGCGCTGCGCTGGGCGGTGGGGCTCGGCCACGCGGGGACCGCGCGTACCCTGCTGGCCCACGGCGCCGACCCGTGTCTGCCGGGGCCGGAGGGCGAGGCGCCGCTCTTCCTGGCCGCCCGCAGGGGCTCCCTGGAGACGGTGAGGGCGCTGCTGCACCACGGTGCGGGGGCACCGGAGGGGGCGTTGGAGGAGGCGCTGGACGAGGCACGCCGGATGCTGGACGTGGACCTGGAGCAGGATCTGCGCGGCGGACTGCTGGAGGCGTACGGGGACACGGACGCGCACCACGTATCGGTGCGCCGTGCCGTCGTCGACGGCGGGGAGACGCTGACGGTCGAGCTGGTGCGCGGGAACGGGGAGCCGTTCGCGGGCCAGGACCAGCAGACGGGGCACGGCGCGATCGCCACGCTCCTGGAGAACGAGCTGGGGCTGTCGGCCCCGTTCGAGGAACTGGCCCGGCGGGCGCTGCGCTCCGGTGGCCCGGAGCTGGACAACTGGCACGCCGCCGCGGAGGCGCTGCGCGAGCGCGGCGACGAGGAGACCCGGCAGGCGGCGGCCGCGTGGTGCGCGGCGGGCGATCCGCTGCGCCGGGCGTTCGGCGCGGATGTCCTGGCACGGCTGGGGGCACAGACAAGCCCGTCCGGCGATTGA
- a CDS encoding TetR/AcrR family transcriptional regulator has translation MPTKKKPQATPSPERRGELLATAAEVFAAQGYNATTVRRIADAAGMLAGSLYYHFDSKESMVDEILSTFLNELWEGYDAVLAAGLGPRETIEALVTESFREIDRHRAAVAIYQKESQHLAAQPRFQYLVDSQQKFEKAWLGTLERGVADRVFRADLDIRLTYRFVRDTVWVAASWYRPGGQHSPEEIARQYLSMVLDGIALRG, from the coding sequence GTGCCTACCAAGAAGAAGCCACAGGCGACGCCTTCCCCCGAGCGGCGCGGCGAGCTGCTCGCCACCGCCGCGGAGGTGTTCGCCGCGCAGGGATACAACGCCACGACCGTCCGCCGGATCGCGGACGCGGCCGGAATGCTCGCGGGCAGCCTCTACTACCACTTCGATTCCAAGGAATCGATGGTCGACGAAATCCTCTCCACCTTCCTGAACGAGCTGTGGGAGGGGTACGACGCGGTGCTCGCCGCCGGGCTCGGCCCCAGGGAGACCATCGAGGCGCTCGTCACCGAGTCCTTCCGCGAGATCGACCGGCACCGTGCCGCCGTCGCCATCTACCAGAAGGAGTCCCAGCACCTGGCGGCCCAGCCGAGGTTCCAGTACCTCGTCGACTCCCAGCAGAAGTTCGAGAAGGCCTGGCTCGGCACCCTGGAGCGCGGCGTCGCGGACCGGGTCTTCCGTGCCGATCTCGACATCCGCCTCACCTACCGGTTCGTCCGCGACACCGTCTGGGTCGCCGCCTCCTGGTACCGGCCGGGCGGACAGCACAGCCCGGAGGAGATCGCCCGCCAGTACCTGTCGATGGTCCTGGACGGGATCGCGCTGCGCGGCTGA
- a CDS encoding DEAD/DEAH box helicase, which yields MTRSERQDRPARNRPSRGRGTAQAKATAQGSGKGSGKASPRRKATPPQGEFALPETMTPALPAVEAFAELDMPAALLKTLAAQGVTDPFPIQGATLPNSLAGRDILGRGRTGSGKTLAFGLALLARTAGRRSEPKAPLVLVLVPTRELAQQVTDALTPYATSVNLRMATVVGGMSISKQSGTLRRGAEVLVATPGRLKDLIERGDCRLDQVAITVLDEADQMADMGFMPQVVALLKQVEPDGQRMLFSATLDKNIDRLVKMFLTDPVVHSVDPSAGAVTTMEHHVLHVLDETDKKAVATKIAAREGRVIMFVDTKRAADRFAKRLLASGVRAAALHGGRSQPQRNRTLDQFKNGQVTALVATNVAARGIHVDDLDLVVNVDPPTDHKDYLHRGGRTARAGESGSVVTLVLPEEKREMTRLMQDAGIAPHTTRIKSTDEELARITGAREPSGIAIVVEIPQPTQPKPRTRSASTGSGTGGGFRSGTRGRGRRGAGGAAGAGGTGGAGRSGGSGRSGAPARGRRAA from the coding sequence ATGACCCGCTCCGAACGTCAGGACCGTCCCGCCCGCAATCGCCCGTCGAGGGGGCGTGGCACGGCCCAGGCAAAGGCAACCGCACAGGGTTCCGGCAAGGGATCCGGCAAGGCGTCGCCGCGTCGCAAGGCCACGCCGCCGCAGGGTGAGTTCGCCCTGCCCGAAACCATGACCCCCGCACTGCCCGCCGTCGAGGCGTTCGCCGAGCTGGACATGCCCGCCGCCCTGCTGAAAACCCTTGCCGCGCAGGGCGTCACCGACCCCTTCCCGATCCAGGGCGCCACCCTGCCGAACTCGCTGGCCGGCCGGGACATCCTCGGCCGGGGCCGCACCGGCTCCGGCAAGACCCTCGCCTTCGGCCTCGCGCTGCTGGCCCGCACCGCCGGACGGCGCTCCGAGCCGAAGGCGCCGCTCGTCCTCGTCCTCGTCCCGACCCGCGAGCTCGCCCAGCAGGTCACCGACGCGCTGACGCCCTACGCCACCTCGGTCAACCTGCGGATGGCCACCGTCGTCGGCGGGATGTCGATCAGCAAGCAGTCCGGCACCCTGCGCCGGGGCGCCGAGGTGCTCGTCGCCACGCCGGGCCGGCTCAAGGACCTCATCGAACGCGGCGACTGCCGCCTCGACCAGGTCGCCATCACCGTCCTCGACGAGGCCGACCAGATGGCCGACATGGGCTTCATGCCGCAGGTCGTCGCCCTGCTCAAGCAGGTCGAGCCGGACGGGCAGCGGATGCTCTTCTCCGCGACCCTGGACAAGAACATCGACCGGCTGGTCAAGATGTTCCTGACCGACCCCGTCGTGCACTCGGTCGACCCGTCCGCCGGTGCCGTCACCACCATGGAGCACCACGTGCTCCACGTGCTCGACGAGACCGACAAGAAGGCAGTCGCCACGAAGATCGCCGCCCGCGAAGGCCGGGTGATCATGTTCGTCGACACCAAGCGCGCCGCCGACCGCTTCGCCAAGCGGCTGCTCGCCAGCGGTGTCCGGGCCGCGGCCCTGCACGGCGGCCGCTCGCAGCCGCAGCGCAACCGCACCCTGGACCAGTTCAAGAACGGCCAGGTCACCGCGCTCGTCGCGACGAACGTGGCAGCGCGCGGCATCCACGTCGACGACCTCGACCTGGTCGTCAACGTCGACCCGCCCACCGACCACAAGGACTACCTCCACCGCGGCGGGCGCACGGCGCGCGCCGGGGAGTCCGGCAGCGTCGTCACGCTGGTGCTGCCCGAGGAGAAGCGGGAGATGACCCGGCTGATGCAGGACGCGGGCATCGCGCCGCACACCACCCGGATCAAGTCCACCGACGAGGAGCTCGCCCGGATCACCGGCGCGCGTGAGCCCTCCGGCATCGCCATCGTGGTCGAGATCCCGCAGCCCACCCAGCCGAAGCCGCGCACCCGGTCCGCTTCCACCGGGTCCGGTACCGGCGGCGGTTTCCGCTCGGGCACGCGCGGGCGTGGCCGTCGTGGAGCCGGTGGCGCCGCAGGCGCCGGCGGTACCGGGGGTGCGGGTCGCTCCGGCGGCTCCGGCCGCAGCGGTGCGCCCGCGCGCGGGCGTCGCGCGGCGTAG